Proteins encoded by one window of Candidatus Paceibacterota bacterium:
- a CDS encoding sortase, which yields MTQKFEFRNSKQLRMASITNEARVFVFMNDEYSMETDQIKKIALKITACKKPLIVMPKNPDPDALGASLGLFLALKKLTKDVRLICSSRISKKYEYLAEYDSIMREIEGNSEYCISFDLEDQDIRSVIAENRHGSIRLKISAGHRSIKTDSLKLACNGSDHDLIITVSAPTTKSIGRIYSENKAMFQGLEMININNSPKSESYGVLNICVSEMTVSEMIFAILSEMKLVEADPKISTALLSGIIAGTKNFQKEKIGYQTFETASRLMAGGADRDEVIRYFKRSDIPFYIVECYSQVADSIGRSDGISQAFRKIEEFATKKKLNSAEKAVLLIMVVVFAAQNVKISKNGQGEDVSGDTLFELPKRNIVYAVDKLPITDEILGSIIDSEAMKAGVGIEADAVLEIDNSDISQKIADPRTLKIASLKVNANIQYVGLNDDGSVGVPTSEKEVAWYMFGPRPGEEGNAVIVGHRDSKTNPNGVFRRLNDVKIGDKIEIVDVNGNTLKFNVIKKAAYDDSNAPMKEIFGTGDKRMLNLITCSGAWNAKENNYDNRTVIYSELEE from the coding sequence ATGACACAAAAATTTGAATTTCGTAATTCAAAACAATTAAGAATGGCTTCCATAACAAATGAAGCGCGAGTCTTTGTATTTATGAATGATGAATATTCTATGGAAACTGACCAGATAAAAAAAATAGCTTTGAAGATCACGGCATGCAAAAAGCCGCTGATCGTCATGCCCAAAAATCCCGATCCGGATGCCCTGGGAGCTTCCCTGGGGCTTTTTTTGGCTCTGAAAAAACTGACAAAGGATGTGAGGCTGATCTGCTCATCGAGAATATCGAAAAAATATGAGTATTTGGCGGAATATGATTCGATAATGCGCGAGATAGAAGGCAATTCGGAGTATTGCATTTCATTCGATCTTGAGGATCAGGACATTAGATCGGTGATCGCGGAAAATCGTCATGGATCCATAAGGCTGAAGATCTCCGCCGGACATAGAAGCATAAAGACGGATTCATTGAAATTGGCGTGCAACGGTTCCGATCATGATCTCATTATTACCGTATCGGCACCGACGACAAAATCTATCGGGCGAATATATAGCGAGAACAAGGCGATGTTTCAAGGACTGGAAATGATAAATATCAATAATTCTCCTAAAAGCGAGAGTTACGGGGTATTGAACATTTGTGTGAGCGAGATGACCGTATCGGAGATGATTTTCGCGATCCTATCCGAGATGAAGCTTGTCGAAGCGGATCCGAAAATTTCTACAGCGCTTCTTTCTGGCATTATCGCGGGAACAAAGAATTTTCAAAAGGAAAAGATCGGATATCAAACATTTGAAACTGCATCAAGGCTCATGGCGGGCGGAGCGGACAGGGACGAGGTTATAAGATATTTCAAACGGTCGGATATTCCGTTCTATATCGTCGAATGCTACAGCCAGGTTGCTGATTCGATTGGAAGATCGGACGGTATTTCACAGGCTTTTAGAAAGATCGAAGAGTTTGCAACAAAGAAGAAACTGAATTCGGCCGAAAAGGCTGTTCTGCTCATTATGGTAGTTGTTTTTGCGGCACAAAACGTAAAGATCTCAAAAAACGGCCAAGGCGAAGATGTTTCCGGTGATACACTTTTCGAGTTGCCAAAAAGAAACATAGTTTACGCTGTGGATAAACTGCCGATAACTGATGAGATTTTGGGATCGATAATTGATTCTGAGGCGATGAAAGCCGGGGTTGGGATAGAAGCTGATGCCGTATTGGAAATAGACAATTCGGACATTTCTCAAAAAATAGCGGATCCAAGAACGCTGAAGATCGCAAGTTTGAAGGTCAATGCGAACATTCAATATGTCGGACTGAATGACGACGGATCGGTTGGAGTTCCGACAAGCGAGAAGGAAGTCGCTTGGTATATGTTCGGACCGAGGCCCGGAGAAGAGGGAAATGCAGTTATAGTCGGTCATCGAGATTCAAAAACAAATCCGAACGGTGTTTTTCGGCGGCTAAACGACGTAAAAATTGGCGATAAGATCGAGATAGTTGATGTGAATGGAAACACATTGAAGTTCAACGTGATAAAAAAAGCGGCTTATGACGATTCGAATGCTCCCATGAAGGAGATATTTGGAACCGGAGACAAAAGAATGCTGAATTTGATCACATGTTCAGGCGCATGGAACGCCAAAGAGAATAACTATGACAATAGAACTGTAATATACAGTGAACTTGAAGAGTAA
- a CDS encoding RNA polymerase sigma factor — protein MKPFTGLEEKLLMKRVVLGDKEAFAEVYDFYVVKIFRFVYLKTNSKEVAEDITSEAFMKCWKHIRALQEKPKEGISDHETIGPLLYTIARNTVIDYYRKKNEDHVGISEEMKDRIADKRQNISEKLIIKQEVEYIINVIKELRDEYQEVLLLKFVEDLPNGEISQITGKSEGSTRVLIHRALKSLEKALNTKENIRNSKK, from the coding sequence ATGAAACCATTTACGGGACTGGAAGAAAAATTATTGATGAAGAGGGTAGTTTTGGGAGATAAAGAAGCATTTGCGGAAGTGTATGATTTTTATGTAGTCAAAATCTTCCGTTTTGTATATTTAAAAACTAACTCGAAGGAAGTTGCGGAAGATATCACCTCGGAGGCCTTCATGAAGTGCTGGAAACACATTAGGGCACTGCAAGAAAAACCGAAAGAGGGAATATCAGATCACGAAACTATAGGACCGCTTCTATACACGATCGCAAGAAACACGGTTATCGACTATTATCGGAAGAAAAACGAAGATCATGTCGGAATCAGCGAGGAAATGAAGGATAGGATCGCGGACAAGCGTCAGAATATATCGGAAAAATTGATCATAAAGCAGGAAGTTGAGTATATAATCAATGTGATCAAAGAACTCCGCGATGAATATCAAGAAGTGCTGCTCCTGAAGTTCGTTGAAGACCTCCCAAACGGTGAAATATCGCAAATAACGGGAAAGTCGGAAGGATCTACAAGAGTTTTGATACACAGAGCGCTGAAATCACTGGAAAAGGCGTTAAATACAAAGGAAAATATCAGAAATAGCAAGAAATAG
- a CDS encoding DUF5667 domain-containing protein: protein MSVSDVISQLKSLKEIEPNENWVVSVREEILTKAPFNDVVSPIYAEKPSKMDNLMYIYESISRKYRFMPSMASMSIILLIGSFVTVTAAKTSLPGDPLYAVKIANENLVLAVTSDEDKPGVEMEIAGKRLEELTEISKKASDAGQQQKVEQLVKTFEEKVVSANDKMSKISQKSGKKKVAQVARQLNDQTTKYSELLAKTTETLPTVVKEKVTDQIASAIVTTEKANMDSLLILAESNDKLDEKVVSDEEMTDMILKKVEQINENSASTSNEAVQPVDNVEDKTLDVDKKDGTSDVAPDTALQATSTEPEVSPIDEKSAIMNSITENLNNNNIIDAVKGVAQAQQFDIDQNTANIGTANNVTDDTQNSVESDVNEDKTNDTVGSGDGKINNVITPVPVE from the coding sequence ATGAGCGTTAGTGATGTAATCTCACAACTGAAGAGCTTGAAGGAAATCGAACCCAATGAAAATTGGGTTGTTTCAGTTAGGGAAGAAATATTGACAAAAGCGCCATTTAATGATGTGGTGAGTCCGATTTATGCTGAAAAGCCTTCAAAAATGGACAATTTGATGTATATATATGAGTCTATTAGCAGAAAATACCGATTTATGCCTTCTATGGCATCTATGTCGATTATTTTGTTGATTGGCAGTTTTGTGACAGTTACAGCCGCAAAGACCAGTCTTCCGGGCGATCCGCTTTATGCCGTTAAGATCGCAAATGAAAACTTGGTCTTGGCTGTTACGAGTGACGAGGATAAGCCTGGTGTTGAGATGGAAATTGCGGGAAAAAGGCTTGAAGAGTTGACGGAAATAAGCAAAAAGGCTTCGGATGCGGGTCAACAGCAGAAAGTAGAGCAGCTTGTGAAGACTTTTGAAGAGAAAGTTGTAAGCGCAAATGACAAGATGTCAAAGATAAGTCAGAAGTCAGGAAAGAAAAAAGTTGCACAGGTGGCAAGGCAGTTGAACGATCAAACAACTAAGTATTCTGAACTTTTGGCAAAAACTACTGAAACATTACCGACTGTGGTTAAGGAGAAAGTAACCGATCAAATAGCAAGCGCTATTGTGACGACTGAGAAAGCAAATATGGATTCTCTTTTGATCCTCGCCGAAAGTAATGATAAATTGGACGAAAAGGTCGTTTCGGATGAAGAAATGACGGATATGATTTTGAAGAAGGTTGAACAGATCAATGAGAATAGCGCTTCAACATCAAACGAAGCGGTTCAGCCGGTTGATAACGTTGAGGATAAGACATTGGATGTGGATAAAAAGGATGGTACTTCAGATGTTGCACCGGATACAGCTTTACAAGCGACATCGACCGAACCAGAAGTTTCGCCGATCGATGAAAAATCTGCAATAATGAACAGTATAACTGAAAATTTGAATAATAATAATATAATTGATGCGGTTAAGGGTGTCGCACAGGCGCAACAGTTTGATATTGACCAGAATACAGCAAATATCGGTACTGCGAATAACGTTACGGATGATACGCAGAATAGTGTTGAATCTGATGTGAATGAAGATAAAACGAATGATACTGTCGGAAGTGGAGATGGGAAAATAAATAATGTCATCACCCCCGTCCCTGTTGAATAG
- a CDS encoding transposase, with product MRKTIFANGEHYHVFNRGVDKRDIFSDTQDYDRFLLSMKLLNYTNDGLMIEWRDYIKSNPTSSLDAFLKLRFRNGAPLIEIVAYCLNPNHYHFILKQVSDRGIEKFLHKIGISHTKYYNDKHKRSGSLFQGVFKSAHIDSNEYLLYLSAYVNKNNYIHGYSDDDNWEYSSLPNYIGKRSDNLVTKNIILDHFKSIEDYDAFLNENAEYFKDKKELRKYTIEED from the coding sequence ATGAGAAAAACAATATTCGCCAATGGCGAGCATTATCATGTATTCAATCGAGGTGTAGATAAGCGTGACATTTTTTCAGACACGCAAGATTATGATAGATTTTTATTATCTATGAAGTTGTTGAATTACACAAATGATGGACTAATGATCGAATGGCGCGACTATATAAAAAGCAATCCTACATCTAGTCTCGATGCATTCCTAAAACTTCGTTTTAGGAATGGCGCTCCGCTTATCGAAATAGTTGCTTATTGCCTTAATCCAAATCATTATCATTTCATTCTAAAGCAGGTTTCGGACAGAGGCATTGAAAAGTTTCTTCATAAAATAGGTATCAGCCATACCAAATATTATAATGACAAACACAAGAGGAGCGGATCCTTATTTCAAGGTGTTTTTAAATCCGCGCACATAGATTCCAATGAATATCTGTTATATCTTTCAGCTTACGTAAACAAAAATAATTATATTCATGGATACAGCGACGATGACAATTGGGAATATTCCAGCTTGCCAAATTATATTGGAAAAAGAAGTGACAACTTGGTCACTAAGAATATAATACTGGATCATTTTAAAAGCATCGAGGACTATGACGCTTTTTTGAATGAAAATGCAGAATATTTCAAAGACAAAAAGGAGTTGCGGAAATATACAATTGAAGAAGATTAG
- a CDS encoding GDP-mannose 4,6-dehydratase produces the protein MTKTALITGILGQDGGYLAKLLLEKDYKVYGLIRRYTNPNFENLEYLGIADKIEYVSADMTDEASLLNVIKNIAPDEVYNLAAQSFVGASWDQAKLTTEVNAMGVLFILNAIRYFSPMTRFYQASTSEMFGNASENGIQTEETPFHPRSPYAISKLYAHWMTVNFKESYGMFCASGILFNHESPIRGKEFVTRKITDGVARIKLGLTDEIRLGNLESKRDWGFAGDYVEAMWLMLQQEKPDNYLISTGETHSIKDFLDIAFERVGINDWKKYVKLDPRFKRPAELFELKGKSDKARKVLGWFPKVKFEELVQMMVDADLKRLGNGKSI, from the coding sequence ATGACAAAAACAGCGCTTATTACGGGAATATTGGGCCAGGATGGAGGTTATCTCGCAAAACTATTATTGGAGAAGGATTACAAGGTTTATGGGCTGATCAGGCGATATACGAATCCGAATTTCGAAAATCTCGAATATCTTGGCATTGCAGATAAGATCGAATATGTTTCGGCTGATATGACCGATGAGGCGTCGCTTTTGAATGTTATAAAGAACATTGCTCCCGATGAGGTCTATAACCTTGCCGCACAGTCGTTTGTGGGCGCTTCGTGGGATCAGGCGAAACTTACAACAGAGGTGAATGCAATGGGAGTCCTTTTTATTTTGAACGCTATACGGTATTTTTCGCCCATGACCAGGTTCTATCAGGCATCCACAAGCGAAATGTTTGGAAATGCCAGTGAGAACGGAATTCAGACCGAAGAGACGCCATTTCATCCCAGAAGCCCCTATGCTATCTCAAAGCTTTATGCTCATTGGATGACGGTTAATTTCAAGGAAAGCTATGGGATGTTCTGTGCCAGCGGGATCCTTTTTAATCATGAGTCTCCGATCCGAGGGAAGGAATTTGTGACGAGGAAGATCACGGACGGAGTTGCGAGGATCAAACTGGGGCTGACTGATGAGATCAGGCTTGGCAATCTTGAAAGCAAGCGTGATTGGGGTTTTGCAGGGGACTATGTCGAGGCGATGTGGCTTATGCTCCAACAGGAAAAGCCGGACAACTATCTCATTTCAACCGGGGAAACCCATTCGATAAAGGACTTTTTGGATATCGCGTTCGAGCGCGTCGGGATCAATGATTGGAAGAAATATGTGAAGCTGGATCCGCGGTTCAAGCGTCCTGCGGAACTTTTTGAACTTAAGGGAAAATCGGATAAGGCTCGGAAGGTTCTTGGATGGTTCCCAAAGGTGAAATTTGAAGAGCTGGTGCAAATGATGGTCGATGCGGACCTGAAGAGGCTGGGAAATGGGAAAAGTATCTAG
- a CDS encoding nucleotide sugar dehydrogenase — translation MNSKDLIKRKKACVAVIGLGYVGLPTAVELARAGFRVCGIDVNKEKVKSVNSGKTYITDITSKELKAVMKAGNFKAYSDFSALKDADAILICVPTPLDKNKIPDVSYIRSSSEEIAKHLKKGQLVILESSTYPGTTREVVLPILEKTGLKVGKDFFLAFCPERIDPGNEKYKSKNIPRVVGGITKECTKLAKALYEGFIDASVMPLSSAEAAEMTKILENTFRLINISMINELSLLCGKMGIDIWEVIEAAKTKPYGFTAFYPSPKIGGHCIPLDPFYLSWKAREYNFWLRFIELAGEINEQMPHFVVTKVISVLNKQKKSVNGSKILIWGVTYKKDIEDARESAAYDVIMDLVKKGAVVEYFDPYAKEFKIKNETLKSVSYNAEKLKSYDLVLILTDHSGFDYDEIAKKSKIVVDTRNAIKKRTHENVYWKY, via the coding sequence ATGAATTCGAAAGATCTGATCAAGCGAAAAAAAGCATGCGTAGCGGTTATCGGTCTTGGGTATGTCGGGCTTCCAACGGCAGTTGAATTGGCAAGAGCCGGATTTAGGGTCTGCGGAATAGATGTGAACAAAGAGAAAGTCAAAAGTGTAAATAGCGGGAAAACATATATTACGGATATCACGAGCAAGGAATTGAAAGCTGTTATGAAAGCCGGTAATTTCAAAGCTTACAGTGATTTCTCGGCACTGAAAGACGCGGACGCGATTTTGATCTGTGTTCCAACGCCCTTGGACAAGAACAAGATCCCGGATGTTTCATATATAAGATCATCGTCTGAAGAGATCGCAAAGCATTTGAAAAAGGGCCAGCTTGTGATCCTGGAGAGCAGCACCTATCCCGGAACAACCCGAGAGGTTGTTCTTCCTATTTTGGAGAAAACGGGTCTCAAAGTCGGAAAGGATTTCTTTCTCGCATTTTGCCCCGAAAGGATCGATCCGGGAAATGAAAAATATAAGTCAAAAAATATCCCGCGCGTGGTCGGAGGGATCACAAAGGAGTGCACAAAGCTTGCAAAGGCGCTCTATGAGGGTTTCATAGATGCAAGTGTCATGCCGCTCAGTTCCGCGGAGGCTGCTGAAATGACCAAGATACTCGAAAACACTTTCAGGCTTATTAATATTTCAATGATAAACGAGCTGTCGCTTCTTTGCGGGAAAATGGGGATCGATATCTGGGAGGTTATCGAGGCTGCCAAGACGAAACCCTATGGATTCACGGCGTTCTATCCGTCCCCGAAGATCGGCGGGCATTGCATACCGCTTGATCCGTTCTATTTATCATGGAAAGCGAGAGAATATAACTTCTGGCTCCGTTTCATCGAACTTGCAGGAGAGATCAATGAACAGATGCCGCATTTCGTGGTAACAAAAGTGATCTCGGTTCTTAATAAGCAAAAAAAATCAGTTAATGGTTCGAAAATATTGATTTGGGGAGTGACATATAAAAAAGATATTGAAGACGCAAGAGAATCTGCCGCATATGATGTGATCATGGATCTGGTGAAAAAAGGCGCTGTTGTCGAATATTTTGATCCATACGCAAAGGAATTCAAGATTAAAAATGAGACATTGAAATCAGTAAGCTATAATGCGGAAAAATTAAAGAGTTACGATCTGGTGTTGATCCTTACGGATCATTCGGGATTCGACTATGACGAAATAGCAAAAAAATCCAAGATAGTTGTCGATACGCGAAATGCAATAAAAAAACGGACGCACGAAAATGTTTATTGGAAATATTGA
- the murJ gene encoding murein biosynthesis integral membrane protein MurJ: MLIHKKQGLAEATILITVISILSNVIGYLREVLIAKNFGASGETDAFLVAMIIPAMLTGVIANGLNTLLVPFYVEKNEKDPGAAKSFVNQMFYLSAGLFLLISLAIFVFAPFFVKIVAPGFEGNNLDLAAEITRYLVPMGFAMVFIGFFTGIYSAQKNFLFPAAVAVVGNGVIVLSIIIFTPYFGINSWTIGQLVYSISSFFVLFGVLWHKDKLFRSFSYKSIDWNEIRRFSWLVLPLMLSSSIIILNQIADKVAGSFLKEGSIAILNFAQRVYGIPLNLLAMPLITAVYPTFSSLTINNDESYLAVLKKALVLSWYMLIPVSMILIVMPEPIVKILFERGAFTAEETRLTALSVSYYSIGLFAYATNYFMVYLLYSLKNTKVPLIIGFVCVAVNITGNLILSRIMGVAGIALATAISSIIGLALYRFSPLRRCFKKDFIGIMVRELLRITLASALVGALIMPLRSFLLPDIDADMLFFRFVIIISVSLVFYLALSRVLKLEGYGILAEYAARTLNRR; encoded by the coding sequence TTGCTGATACACAAAAAGCAGGGGCTGGCTGAGGCAACGATCCTGATAACAGTTATCAGTATATTAAGCAATGTTATAGGATATTTACGCGAAGTTCTGATCGCAAAAAATTTCGGTGCCAGCGGAGAGACAGACGCGTTTTTGGTCGCTATGATCATTCCTGCCATGCTGACCGGAGTTATTGCCAATGGGCTGAACACCTTGCTGGTTCCTTTCTATGTTGAAAAGAATGAAAAAGATCCGGGTGCGGCGAAGAGTTTTGTAAACCAGATGTTCTATCTTTCTGCCGGTTTGTTCCTGTTGATCTCTCTGGCTATTTTTGTTTTTGCCCCATTTTTTGTAAAGATAGTAGCTCCCGGATTTGAAGGAAACAATCTGGATCTGGCAGCAGAAATAACGCGTTATCTTGTGCCCATGGGTTTTGCGATGGTTTTTATCGGTTTTTTTACGGGCATCTATAGCGCTCAGAAAAACTTTTTATTTCCAGCAGCTGTTGCGGTTGTGGGCAATGGCGTAATAGTGTTGTCGATAATAATATTCACGCCGTATTTCGGGATTAACAGCTGGACAATAGGCCAGCTTGTTTATTCCATATCAAGCTTTTTTGTTCTTTTCGGAGTACTTTGGCACAAAGACAAATTATTCAGATCATTTTCATATAAGAGCATAGATTGGAATGAGATCCGAAGGTTCTCATGGCTGGTGTTGCCGCTGATGTTATCCAGCAGCATTATCATATTAAACCAGATCGCAGATAAGGTGGCAGGATCATTCCTCAAAGAAGGCTCGATCGCAATATTGAATTTTGCGCAGAGGGTATACGGAATACCATTAAATCTTTTGGCGATGCCGCTGATCACGGCTGTTTATCCTACGTTCTCTTCTTTAACCATAAACAATGACGAGAGCTATCTTGCAGTGCTGAAAAAAGCGCTGGTGCTTTCTTGGTATATGTTGATCCCAGTTTCCATGATCTTGATCGTAATGCCGGAACCGATAGTTAAGATCCTATTCGAGCGAGGAGCTTTCACTGCAGAAGAGACGAGGCTGACTGCGCTTTCCGTTTCGTACTATTCGATCGGACTGTTTGCCTATGCAACGAATTATTTTATGGTGTATCTGTTGTATTCCCTGAAAAATACCAAAGTGCCGTTAATCATCGGCTTTGTATGTGTTGCAGTGAATATAACTGGAAACCTGATCCTTTCCAGGATCATGGGCGTTGCTGGCATTGCATTGGCCACTGCCATTAGCTCGATTATAGGATTAGCCCTATATCGATTTTCTCCGCTTAGGAGATGTTTTAAAAAAGATTTCATCGGGATAATGGTCCGTGAATTGCTCAGAATAACACTGGCGTCGGCGCTTGTTGGCGCGCTGATCATGCCATTGAGATCGTTCTTGCTTCCGGATATCGATGCCGATATGCTTTTTTTCAGATTTGTCATTATAATATCTGTTTCGCTTGTATTTTATTTGGCATTGAGCCGGGTTTTGAAACTTGAAGGCTATGGAATATTGGCGGAATATGCCGCAAGGACGCTGAATCGCAGATAA
- the wecB gene encoding UDP-N-acetylglucosamine 2-epimerase (non-hydrolyzing): MKIKARHKHDAMKIICVVGARPNFIKIAPIIEEINNSSRNSGRRRNITCKIVHTGQHYDYKMSGAIFKELEIPKPDYNLGIGSGSHGLQTGKIMIEFEKVCLKEDPDLVLVVGDVNSTLAASLVAAKMNIKVGHIEAGLRSFDRNMPEEINRVLTDQIADYLFVTEPSAIKNLLNEGISRKKIFYVGNVMIDTLLKHKSSIKDQNSQILKKFGLRPREYALLTLHRPSNVDDEEKIKKLFSVFERISQIIPIIFPAHPRTIDQIRRSGLKIKTNNLIITEPLGYLDNLNLIANSKFVMTDSGGIQEETTVLGIPCLTLRTNTERPVTIDVGTNILVGRNSGKITREVKNILAGRAKKNKIPKYWDGKTARRIIAIINKHY; this comes from the coding sequence ATGAAAATAAAAGCTAGACACAAACACGACGCCATGAAGATCATTTGCGTGGTGGGTGCAAGGCCGAATTTCATTAAAATTGCGCCAATCATAGAGGAGATCAATAATAGCTCAAGGAACTCAGGTCGTCGACGTAATATTACCTGTAAAATAGTTCATACCGGACAGCATTATGATTATAAGATGTCCGGAGCTATTTTTAAGGAGCTGGAAATACCAAAGCCTGATTATAATCTGGGTATCGGATCGGGATCGCATGGTTTGCAGACGGGAAAGATAATGATCGAATTTGAGAAGGTATGCCTGAAAGAGGATCCGGATCTGGTCTTGGTGGTAGGTGATGTCAACTCAACGCTGGCCGCATCACTGGTGGCGGCCAAGATGAATATTAAAGTGGGTCATATCGAGGCGGGGCTCAGGAGCTTTGACCGGAATATGCCGGAGGAGATCAACAGGGTATTAACCGATCAGATCGCAGACTATTTGTTTGTTACGGAACCTTCTGCAATTAAAAATCTGCTGAATGAGGGCATTTCAAGGAAGAAAATATTTTATGTCGGGAACGTAATGATCGACACGCTGCTGAAGCATAAGTCTTCGATCAAGGATCAAAATTCTCAGATATTAAAAAAATTTGGCTTACGACCGAGAGAATATGCATTGCTAACTTTGCATCGGCCAAGCAATGTGGACGATGAGGAAAAAATTAAAAAACTTTTCAGCGTATTCGAAAGAATATCGCAAATAATACCCATTATCTTTCCCGCTCATCCCAGGACAATAGACCAGATCCGAAGAAGTGGTTTAAAGATAAAAACAAATAATCTGATAATTACAGAACCCCTCGGTTATCTTGATAATTTGAATTTGATAGCCAATAGCAAATTCGTAATGACGGACTCGGGAGGGATACAGGAGGAAACAACGGTTTTGGGGATTCCCTGTCTTACTCTCCGCACGAATACCGAACGGCCGGTTACCATAGATGTCGGGACGAACATTTTGGTAGGGCGGAATTCCGGTAAAATCACGAGAGAAGTTAAAAATATATTGGCGGGTAGGGCTAAAAAAAACAAAATCCCTAAATATTGGGATGGTAAAACCGCTAGAAGAATTATTGCAATTATCAATAAGCATTATTAA
- a CDS encoding acetyltransferase, producing MHKLIIYGAGGHGKVIANAVLNDTGVELVGFVDQNISLTGKTICGHKVLGLPGMLPEFKKQGIDLCIIAIGDNKIRMELAARVEHLGFKLYTAIHPRAIIAPSAKIGKGTAVLAGALINPDAIIGNNVIINTGAIIEHDNVIKDNVHIAPGAMLAGEVEVGKLSFVGMGAKVKECQKIGAGCVIGMGAVVIDDIPDNSLAVGIPAKTIKHLS from the coding sequence ATGCACAAATTAATAATATACGGGGCCGGAGGCCATGGCAAAGTTATCGCGAATGCGGTGCTTAATGACACAGGAGTGGAACTGGTTGGTTTTGTCGACCAAAATATCAGTTTGACCGGGAAAACGATCTGCGGCCATAAAGTCCTTGGACTGCCGGGTATGCTTCCCGAATTTAAAAAACAAGGCATTGATCTCTGCATTATCGCTATAGGCGACAATAAGATCCGGATGGAGCTGGCAGCGCGAGTGGAACATTTAGGCTTCAAATTATATACCGCCATCCACCCCAGGGCGATCATTGCACCAAGCGCAAAGATCGGAAAAGGCACTGCAGTCCTGGCCGGAGCGCTCATCAATCCCGATGCAATAATTGGAAATAATGTCATAATCAACACGGGCGCCATCATTGAACATGATAATGTCATAAAAGATAATGTCCATATCGCGCCGGGAGCAATGCTTGCAGGCGAGGTTGAAGTCGGCAAACTGAGCTTTGTCGGCATGGGCGCAAAAGTCAAAGAATGCCAAAAAATAGGCGCGGGATGCGTTATCGGAATGGGTGCCGTAGTGATCGACGATATACCCGACAACTCTTTGGCCGTCGGAATACCAGCAAAGACCATAAAGCATCTGAGCTGA